A genomic window from Dethiosulfovibrio russensis includes:
- a CDS encoding SLC13 family permease translates to MTLDLHIVAAVTVFLVAYGLIVAEKLNRISVALAGASAMLLMRAISQEEAIASVDFNTITLLVGMMLIVTVTKRTGVFQYVAIKAAQIAKGDPWRIMVLFVLLTAVSSAFLDNVTTVLLVAPVTMVICDVLALNPIYFLMPEILASNVGGTATLIGDPPNIMIGGATDLGFLDFMENLAPPALIILAVVLVFCRFVYGRHLTVKEEAKAEIMSMNPDLEISDHRLLVKCLTVLGLVMAGFVFHQMLGYESATVAMAGAAILMVIADVNPEDLLLEVEWGTIFFFVGLFILVGTLEGLGVIEFLAGEVVKLTSGDLMLTTFTVLWVSAFASAFIDNIPFVATMIPLIKSIGTLTAMNVTPLWWALALGACLGGNGSLVGASANVIVAGMVSRTEHPITFGGFLKVGFPVMLVSMVVCSFYLWIVYL, encoded by the coding sequence ATGACACTCGATCTCCATATCGTCGCCGCCGTGACGGTCTTCCTCGTTGCCTATGGTCTCATAGTGGCGGAGAAGTTGAACCGCATCTCCGTGGCCCTGGCCGGTGCCTCGGCGATGCTCTTGATGAGAGCGATCTCTCAGGAGGAGGCTATAGCCTCGGTGGATTTCAACACTATAACCCTGTTGGTGGGAATGATGCTGATAGTCACAGTTACCAAGAGGACCGGCGTCTTTCAGTACGTGGCCATAAAGGCGGCCCAGATAGCCAAGGGCGACCCATGGAGGATAATGGTGCTGTTCGTGCTGCTTACCGCCGTCTCCTCCGCTTTCCTGGACAACGTGACCACCGTTTTGCTTGTGGCTCCGGTGACCATGGTCATATGCGATGTCCTGGCTTTGAACCCGATCTACTTCTTGATGCCGGAGATACTGGCCTCTAACGTAGGAGGCACCGCTACCCTGATAGGAGACCCGCCCAACATAATGATAGGCGGAGCCACCGACCTGGGATTCCTGGATTTCATGGAGAACCTGGCCCCTCCGGCTTTGATAATCCTGGCGGTGGTGCTGGTTTTCTGCCGTTTCGTCTACGGTCGCCATCTGACGGTCAAGGAGGAGGCCAAGGCGGAGATAATGTCGATGAATCCGGACCTGGAGATATCGGACCATCGTCTGCTGGTCAAATGTCTGACCGTGCTGGGACTGGTCATGGCGGGGTTCGTATTCCATCAGATGCTGGGTTACGAGTCCGCCACGGTGGCCATGGCGGGAGCGGCCATACTGATGGTTATAGCCGACGTCAACCCGGAGGACCTGCTTCTTGAGGTCGAGTGGGGGACCATCTTTTTCTTCGTGGGGCTCTTCATTCTGGTGGGGACGCTGGAGGGACTGGGTGTTATAGAGTTCCTGGCCGGAGAGGTGGTCAAGCTCACCTCGGGAGATCTCATGTTGACAACCTTTACGGTCCTATGGGTGTCGGCCTTCGCATCTGCTTTTATAGACAACATCCCCTTCGTGGCGACCATGATACCTCTCATAAAGAGTATCGGAACCCTTACCGCCATGAACGTGACCCCTCTCTGGTGGGCTCTGGCACTAGGGGCCTGTCTGGGAGGCAACGGCAGCCTGGTCGGAGCCAGCGCCAACGTCATAGTGGCGGGAATGGTCTCCAGGACGGAACATCCGATAACTTTCGGAGGCTTTTTGAAGGTGGGGTTCCCGGTTATGTTGGTCTCCATGGTGGTGTGCTCTTTCTATCTCTGGATCGTCTATCTGTAA
- a CDS encoding carbon-nitrogen hydrolase family protein — protein sequence MRRYIVAAAQMDSGPEKEINLIHMEAMIEEAGKLGASLIVFPETSTLLPSSGIEKEEGAEPVPGPSTDRLSKAAREAGIWVHSGSLLERFEGNEKCYNTSVLISPKGEVTAKYRKIHLFDVNVHDGPSVRESASYASGNEIVMAETPLGNIGMSICYDLRFPELYRILALRGAQLLVVPACFTSDTGKEHWEPLLRARAIENLCYVVAPGQVGSKPRYRAHGKSMVVDPWGTVTACRASGEGLVLAEVDLDRLESLRHSVPCLQNRRPDAYDWR from the coding sequence ATGAGACGCTATATAGTCGCGGCAGCCCAGATGGACAGTGGACCGGAAAAAGAGATCAACTTGATTCATATGGAGGCAATGATCGAAGAGGCGGGGAAACTTGGCGCATCCCTCATCGTCTTCCCTGAGACGTCCACCTTGCTGCCATCGTCGGGCATCGAAAAGGAGGAGGGGGCCGAACCGGTCCCCGGTCCATCCACCGACAGGCTCTCCAAGGCGGCACGGGAAGCCGGAATATGGGTCCACAGCGGGAGCCTCCTGGAGAGGTTCGAGGGTAACGAAAAATGCTACAACACCTCGGTTCTCATCTCCCCGAAGGGAGAGGTCACGGCTAAGTATAGAAAGATACACCTCTTCGACGTAAACGTCCATGACGGCCCCTCCGTCAGGGAGTCGGCCAGCTACGCTTCGGGAAACGAGATAGTCATGGCCGAGACCCCCCTTGGCAATATCGGCATGTCCATATGCTACGACCTTAGATTCCCCGAGCTGTACAGAATACTGGCCTTGAGGGGCGCACAGTTGCTGGTCGTCCCGGCCTGTTTCACCTCCGACACCGGCAAAGAACACTGGGAACCTCTTCTTCGAGCCAGAGCCATAGAAAACCTGTGCTACGTAGTGGCCCCCGGACAGGTCGGTTCGAAGCCCCGATACAGGGCCCACGGCAAATCGATGGTGGTGGATCCCTGGGGAACCGTTACGGCATGCCGGGCCTCCGGAGAGGGATTGGTCCTGGCCGAGGTGGACCTGGACAGACTCGAATCGCTGAGACACTCGGTGCCATGCCTTCAGAACAGACGCCCCGACGCCTACGACTGGCGGTAA
- a CDS encoding helix-turn-helix domain-containing protein, protein MQRKNLLQMTKLPRVPFPCKGINVNFCKNPACSNFGVPAQIETVKRGRGNTAPDGYILTGSPDRRRNIRVPMLRCKKCNEYLTLKSNFCIVEEFERISAYLNLTLPKKLFSCPEICCPNNKMFIDLVKWKSKRRDTFDYVLYGKTPQGTTRVKCQKCGKVFSPFPKTSISRQRKSHINKTLFSLLMNKSPIRRICEILSLSPSTVYRKIDFIHRQCLGFVAKRENEWAKKGCQRVYVSLDRQDYTINWKKKTDRRNVVLSAIGSADNETGYVFGMHLNYNPSLDRTQVNEDALHCGEAMVPLPFRKYAHLWLDCDYEDSIPKSNSEKDLLNAENDRYNGSIDAALQDPNKKCPSKGMQVHSEYTLYAHFFLLRHFFQNVDKVRLFLDQDSGMKAGALGAFCDSVKARTCDVFYVRINKDMTIDERKHWFTMAKTVLKVKQSRYPNQSESNLRKGLMKEAIQGSAHTEGKWVLSPSPSMDEPEKAICYLTDYGDYDEDHLANLYNKASLRGIDRFFMQVRRRISLLERPIGTSSNAGRMWYGYSAYNPAVVVKLLDIFRVFYNYTRPGKDKMTPAMRIGMAKSVIGLDEILYY, encoded by the coding sequence GTGCAAAGGAAAAATCTTCTGCAGATGACAAAATTACCTCGGGTCCCATTTCCTTGCAAGGGTATAAACGTTAATTTTTGTAAAAACCCAGCATGTTCTAACTTTGGTGTTCCAGCACAGATAGAGACTGTAAAACGTGGAAGAGGTAACACCGCTCCTGATGGGTATATTTTAACAGGAAGCCCGGACAGAAGGCGTAATATTCGCGTCCCTATGTTGCGATGCAAAAAGTGTAATGAATATCTGACACTCAAAAGTAATTTTTGTATAGTTGAAGAGTTTGAGAGAATATCCGCCTATCTTAACTTAACTCTTCCTAAAAAGCTTTTTTCCTGCCCTGAAATATGTTGTCCAAACAATAAGATGTTCATAGACTTGGTAAAATGGAAAAGCAAGAGAAGAGATACCTTTGATTATGTCTTATATGGAAAAACCCCACAAGGAACGACACGAGTCAAGTGTCAAAAGTGTGGCAAGGTTTTTTCTCCGTTCCCCAAAACATCTATCTCTAGACAAAGAAAATCCCACATAAACAAGACATTATTTTCCCTCTTAATGAATAAATCACCTATACGACGAATTTGTGAAATTCTCTCTCTGTCCCCTTCTACAGTTTACAGAAAAATAGACTTCATACATAGACAATGCCTGGGGTTTGTCGCAAAGAGAGAAAACGAGTGGGCAAAAAAAGGTTGCCAAAGGGTCTATGTCTCTCTTGATAGGCAAGATTATACGATAAATTGGAAGAAAAAAACTGACAGGCGAAATGTGGTCCTAAGTGCTATCGGAAGTGCTGACAATGAGACTGGTTATGTTTTTGGAATGCACTTAAACTATAATCCTAGCCTTGATAGGACGCAGGTAAATGAAGACGCTCTTCATTGCGGAGAGGCGATGGTCCCCCTTCCTTTTAGAAAGTATGCTCACCTGTGGCTTGATTGTGACTACGAGGACAGTATTCCTAAATCGAATAGTGAAAAAGACCTGTTAAATGCAGAAAACGATAGGTATAATGGATCTATAGACGCTGCGTTACAAGACCCCAACAAAAAATGCCCTAGCAAAGGAATGCAAGTACACTCAGAGTATACGTTATATGCCCATTTCTTTTTGCTCCGGCATTTTTTTCAAAATGTGGACAAGGTGCGTCTTTTTCTTGATCAAGACTCCGGTATGAAAGCCGGTGCATTAGGCGCGTTCTGTGACAGTGTTAAAGCAAGGACTTGCGACGTGTTTTACGTTCGCATCAATAAAGACATGACTATAGATGAGCGAAAACATTGGTTTACCATGGCTAAAACAGTTTTAAAGGTAAAGCAATCTAGATACCCCAACCAAAGCGAATCTAACCTTCGAAAAGGGCTAATGAAAGAGGCTATACAAGGGTCGGCTCATACAGAGGGCAAGTGGGTATTATCACCGTCACCTAGCATGGACGAGCCGGAGAAGGCTATATGTTACCTTACAGATTATGGGGACTACGATGAAGATCATTTAGCGAATCTGTATAATAAAGCTAGCCTTAGAGGTATAGACCGATTTTTTATGCAGGTGAGAAGACGAATATCTCTGTTGGAACGTCCTATAGGAACATCGAGCAATGCAGGTAGGATGTGGTATGGCTATAGTGCTTATAATCCTGCCGTTGTGGTTAAGTTACTGGATATATTTAGAGTCTTTTACAACTATACTCGTCCAGGGAAGGATAAAATGACCCCTGCTATGAGGATAGGAATGGCTAAAAGCGTTATCGGGTTGGATGAGATTTTATATTACTGA
- a CDS encoding TAXI family TRAP transporter solute-binding subunit, with the protein MRKFLTALMVVGVLVMSVAGAASAKTFVSLATGGTGGTYYPVGGGLADLISRHLPDVQMTGETGNASVANLNLIGTHEIEMAFVQNDVAYWAYNGERMFKTPYKNIRLVASLYPEHIQCITLKGSGVKDIMDIKGKRVSVGAPGSGVQGDVSAILQVAGIKYADMNTDFLDFNNTTQRFKDGQLDVGFVTAGYPTSSIMDLATLHDIDLVSFSDEFMGELTETFSYFVKSSIPAGTYNGVDHDTPTPAVMAMWVCDADLPEDLIYRITKTFWENVEEMHKVHSKCKLFTLDTATAGASVPVHPGAAKFYKEAGISVPDLK; encoded by the coding sequence ATGCGCAAGTTTTTAACAGCGTTAATGGTCGTGGGCGTTTTGGTAATGTCCGTGGCGGGTGCCGCATCCGCCAAGACCTTCGTGTCCCTGGCGACCGGTGGAACCGGTGGAACCTATTATCCCGTTGGGGGTGGACTGGCCGACCTTATCTCTCGCCATCTTCCGGACGTGCAAATGACGGGAGAGACGGGCAACGCGTCTGTGGCCAACCTCAATCTCATCGGAACCCACGAGATAGAGATGGCCTTCGTGCAGAATGACGTGGCCTATTGGGCCTATAACGGAGAGCGTATGTTCAAGACTCCTTACAAGAACATCCGTCTCGTGGCCTCCCTCTATCCCGAGCACATCCAGTGCATAACCCTCAAGGGCTCCGGTGTCAAGGACATAATGGATATCAAGGGCAAGAGGGTCTCCGTGGGAGCCCCCGGTTCGGGAGTCCAGGGCGACGTCTCCGCCATCCTTCAGGTTGCCGGTATCAAGTATGCCGACATGAACACCGATTTCCTCGATTTTAACAACACCACCCAGCGCTTCAAGGACGGACAGCTGGACGTCGGTTTCGTGACCGCCGGTTATCCCACCTCGTCCATCATGGACCTGGCCACTCTTCACGACATCGATCTCGTCTCCTTCAGCGACGAGTTCATGGGCGAGCTGACCGAAACCTTCAGTTACTTCGTCAAGAGCTCCATCCCCGCCGGCACCTATAACGGCGTCGACCACGATACCCCCACCCCCGCCGTCATGGCCATGTGGGTCTGCGATGCCGATCTTCCCGAGGATCTTATCTACAGGATCACCAAGACCTTCTGGGAGAACGTCGAGGAGATGCATAAGGTCCACTCCAAGTGCAAGCTCTTTACCCTCGATACCGCCACCGCCGGCGCCTCCGTTCCGGTCCATCCCGGAGCAGCCAAGTTCTACAAGGAAGCGGGAATCTCCGTTCCGGATCTCAAGTAA
- a CDS encoding dihydrolipoyl dehydrogenase family protein — MRERIVYPEGLRPKEGNRSDGIDRYDLLVVGAGAAGLTAAVEGARMGARVALIESSLLGGERLHSGCVPSKTFVASGRRIQDVKDSFALGVSVGDVSVDFQSVRKRMSDLRALLGGEDSALRLLSEGVDVFPGRAVFDSPRSVTVEGRVFEFTRAIIATGSVPMIPPIPGLNEVDYLTDETVFDLEELPRSMVVLGGGAMGCELAQAFRRLGSSVTLIQDRRCLLPYGEPEASGMVRRALESDGVDLRLGVDVLSVEDDDGELVLKCSSGDGEFQVRGERLLLATGRVPRLEGLGLENAGIEWRDGIKVDKHLRTENQRVFCAGDVCLTPCSTHGAILSAKISLRNAFLPVKRTYDPLGMTHCVYTTPEVAYVGVTLDQALAEGKKVSEIKVNLEDMDRSRIDGATEGFLKIVVNRRGRVLGATLVAPRAGDMISELALAMHEGIKLGNLSWIPHPYPTEAAVFRRAADIWRGRTMTPLKRSILQLWMVLLSKVKDRAQREEFKAAKRQVSTADQQSEPLKLETPSDKLEDSNEKLE, encoded by the coding sequence ATGAGGGAAAGGATCGTCTATCCCGAGGGGTTGAGGCCCAAGGAGGGCAACCGTTCCGACGGGATAGATAGGTACGATCTGTTGGTCGTGGGAGCGGGAGCAGCCGGTTTGACCGCAGCCGTCGAGGGGGCCCGGATGGGAGCCAGGGTCGCTTTGATAGAGAGCTCCCTCCTGGGAGGGGAAAGACTACATTCTGGATGCGTCCCCTCCAAGACGTTCGTGGCGTCGGGCCGTAGGATCCAAGACGTTAAAGACTCTTTCGCACTGGGAGTGTCCGTAGGAGACGTGTCGGTCGATTTTCAGTCTGTGAGGAAGCGTATGTCCGATCTGAGGGCCCTATTGGGCGGCGAGGACTCGGCTCTGAGGCTGTTGAGCGAGGGAGTCGATGTGTTCCCCGGCAGGGCCGTCTTCGATTCTCCCCGTTCCGTGACGGTGGAGGGGCGCGTGTTCGAGTTCACCAGGGCCATAATCGCTACGGGATCCGTTCCTATGATACCCCCGATACCGGGGCTGAATGAGGTCGACTACCTCACGGACGAGACCGTCTTCGATCTCGAGGAGCTTCCGAGGTCCATGGTCGTCCTGGGAGGCGGAGCCATGGGATGCGAGCTGGCCCAGGCCTTTCGACGTCTGGGATCCTCGGTGACCTTGATCCAGGATCGTCGCTGTCTGCTTCCCTATGGAGAGCCGGAGGCGTCCGGGATGGTCCGTCGTGCCCTGGAGTCCGACGGCGTGGACCTCCGTCTGGGAGTGGATGTGCTGTCGGTCGAGGATGATGATGGAGAGCTGGTACTGAAATGCTCCTCCGGGGACGGTGAGTTTCAGGTTCGAGGAGAACGGCTCCTCCTTGCGACTGGAAGGGTTCCTCGACTTGAGGGACTAGGTCTTGAGAATGCCGGAATCGAGTGGCGAGACGGCATAAAGGTCGATAAACATCTCCGGACCGAGAATCAAAGGGTTTTCTGCGCCGGAGACGTCTGTCTGACTCCCTGTTCCACCCACGGGGCGATACTGTCGGCCAAGATCTCCCTGAGAAACGCCTTCCTTCCGGTGAAGAGGACCTACGATCCGTTGGGTATGACCCATTGCGTCTACACCACCCCTGAGGTCGCCTATGTCGGGGTAACCCTCGATCAGGCTCTGGCGGAGGGTAAAAAGGTCAGCGAGATAAAGGTGAATCTGGAGGACATGGATCGCTCCAGGATCGACGGCGCTACCGAGGGATTCCTCAAGATAGTGGTAAACCGAAGGGGCCGCGTGCTGGGGGCAACTCTCGTAGCCCCCAGAGCGGGCGACATGATATCGGAGCTGGCCTTGGCGATGCACGAAGGGATCAAATTAGGTAACCTTTCCTGGATTCCCCATCCCTATCCCACCGAGGCGGCCGTTTTTCGAAGGGCCGCCGATATCTGGCGCGGAAGGACCATGACCCCTCTGAAACGGTCGATTCTTCAGCTCTGGATGGTCCTGCTGTCGAAGGTCAAGGACAGAGCCCAGAGAGAGGAGTTCAAGGCGGCCAAGAGACAAGTTTCGACGGCCGATCAGCAGTCTGAGCCACTGAAACTGGAGACTCCCTCCGATAAACTGGAGGATTCAAACGAAAAATTGGAATGA
- a CDS encoding HsdM family class I SAM-dependent methyltransferase → MNERITENLVRDKLRSLGYTKPDNGITIEEQKSEIAKVKSLLSKASKNSKGNAGYPEFIVSNLKDTAFLIVIECKSDVKKHESSNRDRPIEYAVDGVLHYARFLSKHYTVLAVAVSGSTLSNMKISNFLVPAESSDVKLLVNESEVVVSDILPYDDYYRLASFDPEVAKKRHSDLLDFSRELHELIWAKAKISEEDKPLLVSGTLIAFMDQSFIKTFESLPAEDLQQAWLDAIKRQLNKADIPKAKIDTMLQPYSTIAVHPNLGRPDSKTAKEYPGGVFKEIISRICNNVWPYISVYHDFDVVGQFYGEFLKYTAGDKKSLGIVLTPRHITELFSMLANVTPESKVLDICAGTGGFLISAMQHMLKKAVTDEERVEIKRNCLIGIENNPKMFALAASNMLLRGDGKANLHQASCFDESVVKFIKGKKPSIGMLNPPYSQSKSDAELHELYFVKQMLDCLKPGGVGIAIVPMSCAIVPNPVREELMKHHTLDAVMSMPQELFYPVGVVTCIMVWTAGVPHADSNLKTWFGYWRDDGFVKTKHRGRIDQNDSWPTIRDRWVETYRNREVHLGESTTHMVTADDEWCAEAYIETDYSSLTEEVFEADLKRFILFNLMLDVQGGASVKNEEGESGNDA, encoded by the coding sequence GTGAACGAACGTATAACCGAAAATCTAGTGAGAGATAAATTACGCTCATTGGGATACACAAAACCTGACAACGGAATCACTATTGAGGAACAAAAATCGGAAATAGCCAAAGTTAAGTCTTTGCTGTCGAAGGCAAGCAAGAACTCCAAAGGGAACGCGGGTTATCCTGAATTTATAGTGTCAAACCTGAAAGATACGGCTTTTCTGATCGTCATTGAGTGTAAATCGGATGTCAAAAAACACGAAAGCTCTAACCGTGACAGGCCTATTGAATATGCTGTGGACGGGGTTTTGCATTATGCCCGTTTTCTGTCTAAACATTACACCGTTTTGGCCGTCGCTGTAAGTGGTTCTACGTTGAGCAACATGAAAATATCTAACTTTCTAGTCCCGGCGGAAAGTAGTGATGTCAAATTGTTAGTAAATGAGAGCGAAGTGGTCGTGTCGGATATCCTTCCTTACGACGATTACTATAGACTCGCATCTTTTGATCCAGAGGTGGCAAAAAAACGTCATTCCGACCTTCTTGATTTTTCCAGGGAACTTCATGAGTTGATTTGGGCGAAGGCAAAAATTTCCGAGGAAGACAAACCCCTACTTGTAAGCGGGACATTAATTGCATTTATGGATCAATCTTTCATTAAGACATTTGAATCATTGCCTGCTGAAGATCTTCAGCAAGCCTGGTTGGATGCTATCAAAAGACAGCTCAACAAGGCAGACATCCCCAAAGCTAAAATAGACACGATGCTGCAACCGTATTCCACTATTGCGGTACATCCAAATTTAGGGCGACCGGATAGTAAGACCGCAAAGGAATATCCTGGTGGAGTTTTTAAGGAAATTATTTCACGCATTTGCAACAATGTGTGGCCGTATATTAGTGTATATCATGATTTTGATGTAGTCGGACAGTTCTATGGGGAGTTTTTGAAATATACGGCTGGGGATAAGAAATCTCTCGGAATTGTCCTTACCCCGCGACATATTACCGAACTTTTCTCAATGCTAGCGAACGTTACCCCAGAATCTAAGGTCTTAGATATCTGTGCTGGAACCGGTGGGTTTCTCATCTCGGCCATGCAGCACATGCTCAAAAAGGCAGTCACCGACGAAGAACGTGTCGAAATTAAAAGAAATTGTCTGATAGGCATTGAAAATAACCCCAAAATGTTCGCCCTTGCGGCCAGCAACATGCTTCTTCGTGGTGACGGCAAGGCGAATCTTCACCAAGCAAGCTGTTTTGACGAATCAGTCGTTAAATTCATAAAAGGCAAAAAACCAAGTATCGGCATGCTCAACCCGCCTTATTCACAGTCGAAAAGCGATGCAGAACTCCATGAACTTTATTTCGTGAAGCAAATGCTCGATTGTCTCAAACCAGGTGGGGTAGGCATTGCTATCGTACCGATGTCCTGTGCAATCGTTCCAAACCCAGTGCGGGAAGAGCTAATGAAACACCACACGCTGGACGCTGTTATGTCGATGCCTCAAGAACTATTCTATCCTGTCGGAGTAGTGACATGTATCATGGTATGGACTGCTGGCGTACCTCATGCAGACTCAAACCTCAAGACGTGGTTCGGGTACTGGCGCGACGACGGTTTCGTGAAAACCAAGCACAGGGGACGGATTGACCAAAACGATAGTTGGCCGACAATAAGGGATCGTTGGGTGGAAACGTACAGAAACAGAGAGGTCCATCTCGGGGAAAGCACCACACACATGGTGACCGCCGATGACGAATGGTGTGCTGAGGCATACATAGAGACCGACTACTCGTCCCTCACAGAAGAAGTCTTTGAAGCCGACC
- a CDS encoding sodium ion-translocating decarboxylase subunit beta, translating into MGTIFQSLSQFTPQQAIMMTVGLILIYLSVVKKYEPNLLLPMGFGTILVNIPLSSAITHMAGGQIQHGALSLLFDMGIATELFPLLIFIAVGAMIDFTPLFQNPVTFLFGLSAQAGIFLTMGLALLIGFDLKEAASIGIIGAADGPTSIYVSARFAPHLLGPISVAAYSYMAMVPVIQPPVIKLLTSEEERQLPMTYSAKRVSRAKKIIFPIAVTIVAGMIAPPSAALIGFLMFGNLLRESGVVDRLAKGAQNELANIVTILLGLGISASMTGERFIQPQTLLILAMGFMAFVLDTAVGVLSAKGLNLFLKEKINPMIGAAGISAFPMSARTVQQLAAESQKGNFILMQAVGANVSGQIGSVLAGGLLLAFLG; encoded by the coding sequence ATGGGAACCATATTTCAGTCATTGAGCCAGTTCACACCGCAACAGGCAATAATGATGACAGTAGGACTTATACTGATCTATCTCTCCGTGGTCAAAAAGTACGAGCCGAACCTGCTGCTTCCCATGGGGTTCGGCACCATATTGGTGAACATACCTCTTTCCTCCGCCATCACACACATGGCGGGAGGGCAGATACAGCACGGTGCCCTCAGCCTGCTCTTCGACATGGGCATAGCCACCGAGCTGTTCCCCCTGCTGATCTTCATAGCCGTAGGGGCCATGATCGACTTCACCCCGCTGTTTCAGAACCCCGTGACATTTCTCTTCGGACTGAGCGCCCAGGCGGGCATTTTTCTCACCATGGGACTGGCCCTTCTCATAGGCTTCGACCTCAAGGAGGCCGCTTCCATAGGGATAATCGGGGCCGCCGACGGCCCCACGTCCATATACGTATCCGCCCGGTTCGCGCCTCATCTGCTGGGGCCCATATCGGTGGCAGCCTATTCCTACATGGCTATGGTGCCGGTGATACAGCCTCCGGTTATAAAACTCCTCACCAGCGAGGAAGAGAGACAGCTTCCCATGACATACTCGGCAAAGAGGGTATCGAGAGCGAAGAAGATAATATTTCCCATAGCGGTAACCATCGTGGCGGGGATGATAGCCCCTCCCTCGGCGGCGCTGATCGGTTTTCTGATGTTCGGGAACCTGCTGAGAGAGAGCGGCGTGGTCGACCGCCTGGCCAAGGGAGCCCAGAACGAGCTGGCGAACATAGTCACTATCCTTCTGGGGCTTGGGATATCGGCATCCATGACGGGGGAGAGATTCATACAGCCTCAGACCCTGCTGATACTGGCCATGGGCTTCATGGCCTTCGTGCTGGACACGGCGGTGGGGGTGCTCTCCGCGAAGGGTCTGAACCTCTTCCTGAAAGAAAAGATCAATCCCATGATCGGTGCCGCCGGGATCTCGGCCTTTCCCATGTCGGCCAGGACGGTTCAACAGCTGGCGGCGGAATCTCAGAAAGGCAACTTCATACTGATGCAGGCGGTAGGAGCCAACGTGTCGGGTCAGATAGGATCGGTGCTGGCAGGAGGGCTGCTGCTTGCATTTCTGGGATAG
- a CDS encoding sensor domain-containing diguanylate cyclase, with translation MKRDNTLNLRTTLKRGLVFLALIVLAYVAVSLYDAKVEVVREVDRQLELAALALPSMLAPDFHDRATSAYAISKEEELRNRRVFGDYVSRIGFAWVYTLIEDGGRFFFSAPTVTEEEAAERARWYYYPYPEAPVEFQKAYESEKPVWVTYTDRWGTYRSIAYPMRSEEGRKYLACADMDIGFMWHSIFRRGLTSLAVSAFFVLMSLPFLLAYRRYSNALAEKVVELEEKGSDLEGRLADKSERLDEAMERIADLSVTDSLTGLYDRSHGMAVLDRMCDSGGWLFLLDLDDFNRINDVLGYRGGDEVLARIGETIRDTLREGELAARRGGDEFLFLVPPMSESDASDRAEDLRKSLVALGHRYGWPISVSMGTARITRGVSPRLLLNEAESKIDGGRGSRS, from the coding sequence ATGAAACGAGATAACACCTTAAATTTAAGGACCACCTTGAAAAGGGGTTTGGTCTTCCTGGCCTTGATCGTCCTGGCCTACGTGGCCGTATCTCTTTATGATGCTAAGGTGGAGGTCGTGAGAGAGGTGGATCGTCAGCTCGAGCTGGCCGCTCTGGCCCTTCCGTCCATGCTGGCTCCCGACTTTCACGATAGGGCTACCTCTGCCTATGCCATATCCAAGGAGGAGGAGCTGCGAAATCGCAGGGTCTTCGGGGATTACGTCTCCAGGATCGGTTTTGCCTGGGTCTATACCCTGATAGAGGATGGAGGACGGTTTTTCTTTTCCGCTCCCACCGTGACGGAGGAGGAGGCGGCAGAGAGGGCCAGATGGTATTACTATCCCTATCCGGAGGCTCCTGTGGAGTTTCAAAAAGCTTACGAATCGGAGAAGCCGGTCTGGGTTACCTATACCGACAGATGGGGGACCTATCGATCGATCGCCTATCCCATGAGGTCCGAGGAGGGCAGGAAATATCTGGCCTGTGCCGATATGGATATAGGGTTCATGTGGCATTCCATCTTCAGGAGAGGGCTCACCAGTCTCGCCGTATCGGCCTTTTTCGTTCTGATGTCCCTGCCGTTTCTTCTGGCCTATCGCCGGTATTCCAACGCACTTGCCGAAAAGGTTGTAGAGCTCGAGGAAAAGGGTTCCGACCTGGAGGGCCGTCTGGCCGACAAGTCCGAAAGGCTGGACGAGGCCATGGAGCGTATCGCCGATCTTTCGGTCACGGACTCCCTGACCGGCCTTTACGATCGATCCCACGGTATGGCCGTGTTGGATAGAATGTGTGATTCCGGAGGATGGCTGTTTCTGCTCGACCTGGACGATTTTAACAGGATAAACGATGTCTTGGGTTACCGAGGAGGGGACGAGGTCCTTGCCCGTATAGGGGAGACCATCAGGGATACTCTGAGGGAAGGGGAGTTGGCCGCCCGCCGCGGAGGGGATGAATTTCTCTTCCTAGTGCCTCCCATGAGCGAAAGCGACGCCTCCGACAGGGCGGAGGATCTTCGAAAATCGCTCGTCGCCCTCGGCCACAGATACGGATGGCCTATCTCGGTATCGATGGGAACGGCCAGGATAACCCGAGGAGTTTCGCCTAGATTGCTGTTGAACGAGGCGGAGAGCAAGATCGACGGAGGAAGAGGCTCTCGGTCGTAG